The following proteins come from a genomic window of Misgurnus anguillicaudatus chromosome 10, ASM2758022v2, whole genome shotgun sequence:
- the LOC129447748 gene encoding lipid scramblase CLPTM1L isoform X1, whose product MFPSCYSKPKNGSQFKMSYTKVIFGVLVVYVLHTCWAIYGFIQTKPCDSSKGDSCVSSYLTLKPRLQLSIYYTLDPSDESGHNLLFKVDRFDINNKFERKVSVTLPEITHKNGTVHAVVFVHKSGVSPWKDNRHVRLVTRLMSQMIPLQSATTTSTQETPKNRRIASYWRSCLTLNLMNEDFIFSNSGVPSDLRRYMKIVEDGKREKKKLYLPLLLVDELRSRLKDLIQINRTTKAVPLTVSYDAITLRKFRLWIHIHAVIYSLKHFGFSEQSLDEIKAMFVESGLHVLALSVLLPAFHLSFEVFAFKNDIKFWREKKTLAGISRRSVFWRCFSTIVIFLHLLEEQSSWLILLPTGIAALIELWKVNKVIALSPQFHDKKLDDYERATEEFDSKAMKFLSYLMYPLCISGAIYSYLYLQNKSWYSWITNGLISGVYAFGFLSMVPQLFINYKLKSVGHLQMSTLMYKGLNTFISDVFSGIITTPGPHQLACFRDDVVFLIYLYQRRIYPMSKSRSRDYGTSHRKKSKGKAHED is encoded by the exons ATGTTTCCGTCGTGCTATTCAAAGCCCAAGAATGGGTCTCAGTTTAAGATGTCTTACACCAAAGTGATTTTTGGTGTGCTGGTGGTATACGTTCTCCATACATGCTGGGCCATATACGGCTTCATTCAAACCAAACCCTGTGACAGCTCCAAAGGAGACAGCTGCGTTTCATCTTATCTCACCCTTAAACCTCGACTGC AGCTGAGCATCTATTACACCCTGGATCCCAGTGATGAGTCTGGACACAACCTCCTGTTCAAAGTTGACAGATTTGACATCAACAACAAGTTTGAAAG GAAGGTAAGTGTCACCCTTCCTGAGATAACCCATAAAAATGGGACAGTTCATGCAGTAGTGTTTGTACACAAGAGCGGAGTGTCACCCTGGAAAGACAACAGACACGTGCGGCTTGTGACCCGTCTCATGTCTCAGATGATCCCCCTTCAGTCTGCAACCACCACGAGCACACAGGAG ACACCAAAGAATCGGCGGATTGCTTCATATTGGAGATCATGTCTTACCTTGAACCTAATGAATGAGGACTTTATCTTCAGCAACTCTGGGGTTCCCAGTGACCTACGGCGGTATATGAAAAT AGTTGAAGATGGAAAACGGGAAAAGAAGAAATTGTATCTGCCCCTTTTACTGGTCGATGAATTGAGAAGCCGATTGAAAGACTTGATT CAGATCAACCGGACCACAAAAGCAGTGCCACTGACAGTATCATATGACGCCATCACCTTACGCAAATTCAGACTATGGATTCACATACATGCTGTCATATATTCCCTCAAACATTTTG GATTTTCCGAGCAGAGCCTTGATGAAATCAAAGCCATGTTTGTGGAGAGCGGTCTGCATGTGTTGGCTTTGTCAGTCCTCCTCCCTGCCTTCCAC CTTTCATTTGAAGTCTTTGCCTTTAAGAATGACATAAAGTTCTGGAGAGAAAAGAAGACTTTAGCAGGCATTTCCAGGAGATCAG TGTTTTGGAGATGTTTTAGCACCATTGTAATTTTCCTCCATCTACTAGAAGAGCAATCTAGCTGGTTAATTCTGCTTCCCACTGGAATAGCAGCTCTGATTGAG TTATGGAAGGTGAATAAGGTCATAGCACTTTCACCCCAATTTCAT gataAAAAATTGGATGATTATGAGCGAGCAACAGAAGAGTTTGATTCTAAG GCTATGAAATTCTTGTCATACCTGATGTATCCGTTGTGTATCAGTGGAGCTATATATTCATACTTATATCTCCAAAACAAAAG TTGGTATTCCTGGATAACTAATGGCCTTATTAGTG GTGTTTATGCATTTGGATTTCTGTCGATGGTTCCTCAGCTCTTCATTAACTACAAG TTAAAATCAGTGGGTCACCTGCAGATGTCCACCTTAATGTATAAG GGCTTGAACACATTCATCAGTGATGTCTTCAGTGGTATAATAACAACCCCTGGACCACATCAGCTGGCCTGTTTCAGAGATGATGTGGTCTTCCTCATCTACCTCTATCAGCGCAG GATTTATCCAATGAGCAAGTCCAGGTCACGTGATTACGGGACGTCACACAGGAAGAAATCAAAAGGAAAGGCACACGAGGACTAA
- the LOC129447751 gene encoding uncharacterized protein — protein MKTLFSLLVILLTLHSVNTLQCYVCSSSTSNDDCNKNSQECQAPFDTCMTTVAKLGTVKGIAKTCTNSKICTGAASVATVDNSGNGVSVSCCNSRLCNYSGATSIKVHRLLMLLPMFLVSLLIKQYT, from the exons ATGAAGACGCTTTTCAGTCTGCTCGTTATACTTCTCACTTTACACTCAG TAAATACACTGCAGTGTTATGTATGCAGCTCCTCAACATCTAATGATGACTGCAACAAGAACTCTCAGGAGTGCCAGGCTCCCTTTGACACCTGCATGACCACTGTCGCCAAATTAG GAACGGTTAAAGGCATTGCGAAGACCTGTACCAATTCAAAAATCTGTACAGGGGCTGCATCCGTGGCCACCGTGGACAATAGTGGAAACGGCGTTTCAGTTTCTTGCTGTAACAGTCGTCTGTGCAATTACAGCGGAGCTACGAGTATTAAAGTTCACCGACTGCTGATGCTTCTGCCGATGTTCCTCGTGTCCCTTCTCATCAAACAGTACACATGA
- the LOC129447748 gene encoding lipid scramblase CLPTM1L isoform X2 — MFPSCYSKPKNGSQFKMSYTKVIFGVLVVYVLHTCWAIYGFIQTKPCDSSKGDSCVSSYLTLKPRLQLSIYYTLDPSDESGHNLLFKVDRFDINNKFERKVSVTLPEITHKNGTVHAVVFVHKSGVSPWKDNRHVRLVTRLMSQMIPLQSATTTSTQETPKNRRIASYWRSCLTLNLMNEDFIFSNSGVPSDLRRYMKIVEDGKREKKKLYLPLLLVDELRSRLKDLIINRTTKAVPLTVSYDAITLRKFRLWIHIHAVIYSLKHFGFSEQSLDEIKAMFVESGLHVLALSVLLPAFHLSFEVFAFKNDIKFWREKKTLAGISRRSVFWRCFSTIVIFLHLLEEQSSWLILLPTGIAALIELWKVNKVIALSPQFHDKKLDDYERATEEFDSKAMKFLSYLMYPLCISGAIYSYLYLQNKSWYSWITNGLISGVYAFGFLSMVPQLFINYKLKSVGHLQMSTLMYKGLNTFISDVFSGIITTPGPHQLACFRDDVVFLIYLYQRRIYPMSKSRSRDYGTSHRKKSKGKAHED, encoded by the exons ATGTTTCCGTCGTGCTATTCAAAGCCCAAGAATGGGTCTCAGTTTAAGATGTCTTACACCAAAGTGATTTTTGGTGTGCTGGTGGTATACGTTCTCCATACATGCTGGGCCATATACGGCTTCATTCAAACCAAACCCTGTGACAGCTCCAAAGGAGACAGCTGCGTTTCATCTTATCTCACCCTTAAACCTCGACTGC AGCTGAGCATCTATTACACCCTGGATCCCAGTGATGAGTCTGGACACAACCTCCTGTTCAAAGTTGACAGATTTGACATCAACAACAAGTTTGAAAG GAAGGTAAGTGTCACCCTTCCTGAGATAACCCATAAAAATGGGACAGTTCATGCAGTAGTGTTTGTACACAAGAGCGGAGTGTCACCCTGGAAAGACAACAGACACGTGCGGCTTGTGACCCGTCTCATGTCTCAGATGATCCCCCTTCAGTCTGCAACCACCACGAGCACACAGGAG ACACCAAAGAATCGGCGGATTGCTTCATATTGGAGATCATGTCTTACCTTGAACCTAATGAATGAGGACTTTATCTTCAGCAACTCTGGGGTTCCCAGTGACCTACGGCGGTATATGAAAAT AGTTGAAGATGGAAAACGGGAAAAGAAGAAATTGTATCTGCCCCTTTTACTGGTCGATGAATTGAGAAGCCGATTGAAAGACTTGATT ATCAACCGGACCACAAAAGCAGTGCCACTGACAGTATCATATGACGCCATCACCTTACGCAAATTCAGACTATGGATTCACATACATGCTGTCATATATTCCCTCAAACATTTTG GATTTTCCGAGCAGAGCCTTGATGAAATCAAAGCCATGTTTGTGGAGAGCGGTCTGCATGTGTTGGCTTTGTCAGTCCTCCTCCCTGCCTTCCAC CTTTCATTTGAAGTCTTTGCCTTTAAGAATGACATAAAGTTCTGGAGAGAAAAGAAGACTTTAGCAGGCATTTCCAGGAGATCAG TGTTTTGGAGATGTTTTAGCACCATTGTAATTTTCCTCCATCTACTAGAAGAGCAATCTAGCTGGTTAATTCTGCTTCCCACTGGAATAGCAGCTCTGATTGAG TTATGGAAGGTGAATAAGGTCATAGCACTTTCACCCCAATTTCAT gataAAAAATTGGATGATTATGAGCGAGCAACAGAAGAGTTTGATTCTAAG GCTATGAAATTCTTGTCATACCTGATGTATCCGTTGTGTATCAGTGGAGCTATATATTCATACTTATATCTCCAAAACAAAAG TTGGTATTCCTGGATAACTAATGGCCTTATTAGTG GTGTTTATGCATTTGGATTTCTGTCGATGGTTCCTCAGCTCTTCATTAACTACAAG TTAAAATCAGTGGGTCACCTGCAGATGTCCACCTTAATGTATAAG GGCTTGAACACATTCATCAGTGATGTCTTCAGTGGTATAATAACAACCCCTGGACCACATCAGCTGGCCTGTTTCAGAGATGATGTGGTCTTCCTCATCTACCTCTATCAGCGCAG GATTTATCCAATGAGCAAGTCCAGGTCACGTGATTACGGGACGTCACACAGGAAGAAATCAAAAGGAAAGGCACACGAGGACTAA
- the mrs2 gene encoding magnesium transporter MRS2 homolog, mitochondrial, translated as MESCLRFVCRESLRKVSAKCWTRRSAMCTRSAFRHPLISTRARSQHSTLQLKAHIQHLSCRQRVTDASQAALSSVAPVFVVMKFEPDGTVTSIEKKKTELYQELGLHARDLRFQHITSITARNNAIIMRMESLKAVVTPDSLLVLDFRGLGLEKWLVLELGPQLAGDGNLATYSLPFEFRALEAILQHRVNVLQARLNEVQPQILDCLESLVDPKLLSADRSKLHMLLINSKSLSELETDIKVFKESLLKILDEDELIDELCLTKWTDPRVFEESSLGIDHAEEMELLLENYYMQAEELGNKARELKGLIDDSESVIFINLDSHRNVMMRLNLQLTMGTFSLSLFGLMGVAFGMNLESSFEEDPRVFWLVTGLMFLGSGLIWRRLLSFLGRHLEPSSPPPIPPVWRKNQISTLKATDIKPGIR; from the exons ATGGAGTCGTGTTTGAGGTTTGTGTGTCGAGAGTCTCTCAGGAAAGTGTCCGCGAAGTGCTGGACACGGAGATCTGCGATGTGCACGAGATCAGCTTTCAGACACCCTCTTATATCAACACGTGCCCGGTCACAACACAGCACACTGCAGCTGAAAGCTCACATACAAC ATCTCTCCTGTCGCCAAAGAGTTACAGATGCATCCCAGGCAGCCCTGTCTAGTGTTGCACCTGTATTTGTAGTG ATGAAGTTTGAGCCAGATGGGACCGTGACCTCAATTG AAAAGAAGAAGACTGAGTTGTATCAGGAGCTTGGTTTGCATGCGAGAGATCTTCGGTTCCAGCATATAACAAGCATTACTGCACGAAACAATGCCATCATCATGCGTATGGAG TCTCTCAAGGCAGTGGTTACTCCTGACTCTTTGCTGGTGCTGGATTTTCGTGGACTGGGTCTGGAGAAGTGGCTGGTGTTAGAACTTGGACCACAGTTGGCAGGAGATGGAAATTTGGCCACTTACTCTTTGCCCTTTGAATTCAGAGCTTTGGAAGCCATTCTGCAACACAGG GTAAATGTACTGCAGGCTCGGCTGAATGAAGTTCAGCCACAAATTCTGGATTGCCTGGAGTCATTGGTTGACCCGAAGCTCCTTTCTGCTGACCGCAGCAAACTGCATATGCTCTTGATTAATAGCAAAAG CCTGTCAGAGCTAGAGACGGACATTAAGGTGTTTAAGGAAAGTCTGCTCAAGATCCTGGATGAGGATGAACTGATAGATGAACTCTGTCTAACCAAGTGGACTGACCCACGAGTGTT TGAGGAGAGCAGTCTGGGTATAGATCATGCAGAAGAGATGGAGCTGCTACTGGAGAATTACTACATGCAGGCCGAGGAGCTCGGCAACAAAGCACGGGAGCTGAAGGGACTCATTGATGACTCTGAAAGTGTCATCTTTATTAATCTGGACAG CCATCGAAACGTCATGATGAGACTGAATCTCCAGCTCACTATGGGAACGTTCTCCCTCTCTTTATTTGGCCTGATGGGTGTGGCCTTTGGCATGAATTTGGAGTCTTCTTTCGAAGAG GACCCACGTGTGTTTTGGTTGGTGACGGGGTTAATGTTTCTTGGCAGTGGACTTATCTGGAGAAGACTTCTCTCTTTCCTAGGCCGACATTTAGAGCCCAGCTCTCCACCTCCA ATTCCCCCTGTTTGGAGGAAAAACCAAATTAGCACATTAAAAGCGACAGACATTAAACCAGGGATAAGATGA